One window of Lawsonibacter asaccharolyticus genomic DNA carries:
- a CDS encoding IS66 Orf2 family protein, translated as MLNDFTGADKVYIACGYTDLRKGIDGLATMVQQQFELDPFTNTLFLFCGRKRDRIKGLYWERDGFILLYKRLEQGAYQWPRSEVEVKMLTPQQYRWLMEGLKIEQPKAHKAVTGLSMV; from the coding sequence ATGCTGAACGATTTTACCGGAGCAGACAAGGTCTACATCGCCTGTGGATATACAGATCTGCGCAAAGGGATCGATGGTTTGGCCACGATGGTACAGCAGCAGTTTGAACTGGACCCATTCACCAACACACTGTTTCTGTTCTGCGGGCGAAAGCGGGACCGAATAAAAGGGCTGTACTGGGAACGGGATGGCTTCATCCTCCTCTACAAGAGGCTGGAGCAGGGAGCGTACCAGTGGCCGAGGTCCGAAGTTGAGGTGAAGATGCTGACGCCGCAGCAGTACCGCTGGCTGATGGAAGGGCTGAAGATCGAACAGCCCAAAGCGCACAAAGCAGTGACTGGCCTGAGTATGGTATAG
- a CDS encoding transposase IS66 has product MMTISRAEYESLKAERDELNQKLDWLMEQVRLAKKKVYGTSSEQTKEELVGQLSFMFDETEAWLSTRRTATRETRVAAHTRQKRSSRVEEVLPENIPVEVVEHRVPESERNCPECGTLMTEIGTEVRRTLVMVPAQVKIREDVYFTYACQNCKQTGTETPILKAPKEPPLISGSYASPEAVAHIMVQKFVMYAPLYRQEQEWNRAGVMLSRQTMSNWVLRVAEDWLRPIYDHLHRQLLQREVLHADETTLQVLKLEGQTARSKCYMWLYRTGGDAEHPIVLYEYQQNRKAENAEAFLKGFTGWLHADGYSGYHRLPENIRVVGCWAHLRRKFDEAVNALPKEQQVGCTALEGLQYCNILFAIEKELADLPPEERYIQRLARSKPVMDALLAWAETKTAPPKSSLGKALYYLREQWPYLKRFLEDGRLEISNNRAERSIKPFVMGRKNWLFANTEGGAQSSAIVYSLIETARENNLDPYRYLVHVFSKAPGLAVTDKNWAAKLLPENIPPECCITKK; this is encoded by the coding sequence ATGATGACCATTTCCCGTGCGGAATATGAGTCTCTAAAGGCGGAACGAGACGAACTGAACCAGAAGCTGGACTGGCTGATGGAACAGGTGCGTCTTGCCAAAAAGAAGGTCTATGGGACATCCTCCGAGCAGACGAAGGAGGAGTTGGTTGGCCAGCTGAGTTTCATGTTTGATGAGACGGAAGCATGGCTGTCTACCAGGAGGACTGCCACGAGGGAAACCAGGGTTGCCGCTCATACCCGGCAGAAGCGATCCTCCCGTGTGGAGGAGGTTCTGCCTGAGAACATCCCTGTTGAGGTGGTGGAGCACCGCGTCCCGGAGTCTGAACGTAACTGTCCTGAATGCGGTACGCTCATGACAGAGATTGGGACCGAGGTGCGCCGTACTCTGGTAATGGTCCCTGCCCAGGTGAAGATCCGGGAAGATGTTTATTTTACATACGCCTGCCAGAACTGCAAGCAGACAGGGACGGAAACACCTATCCTGAAAGCCCCCAAAGAGCCTCCCCTGATTTCGGGCAGCTATGCCTCCCCGGAGGCTGTGGCCCATATCATGGTGCAGAAGTTTGTGATGTACGCTCCGCTGTACCGGCAGGAACAGGAATGGAATCGTGCTGGGGTGATGCTCTCCCGGCAGACGATGAGCAACTGGGTGCTGCGGGTGGCGGAGGACTGGCTGCGGCCCATCTATGACCACTTGCACCGGCAGTTGCTTCAGCGCGAGGTTCTCCATGCGGATGAAACAACCTTGCAGGTGCTGAAGTTGGAAGGGCAGACAGCCAGGAGCAAGTGCTATATGTGGCTGTACCGGACTGGCGGAGACGCCGAGCATCCCATAGTTCTGTATGAGTACCAGCAGAACCGGAAGGCGGAGAATGCCGAAGCATTCCTCAAGGGCTTTACGGGCTGGCTCCATGCGGATGGGTATTCCGGCTACCACCGATTGCCGGAGAACATCCGGGTGGTTGGCTGCTGGGCGCATCTGCGGCGAAAGTTTGACGAGGCGGTGAACGCCTTGCCAAAAGAGCAGCAGGTTGGCTGCACGGCGTTGGAGGGACTGCAATACTGTAATATTCTTTTCGCCATTGAAAAGGAACTAGCGGATCTGCCGCCGGAAGAACGTTATATCCAGCGTCTGGCTCGGTCCAAGCCGGTGATGGACGCTTTGTTGGCATGGGCGGAAACGAAGACCGCCCCGCCCAAGTCCTCTTTGGGAAAGGCGCTGTACTATCTGCGGGAGCAGTGGCCATATCTGAAACGCTTTTTAGAGGACGGGCGTCTGGAAATAAGCAACAACCGGGCGGAGCGGAGCATTAAACCCTTTGTGATGGGGCGGAAGAACTGGCTGTTCGCCAATACGGAGGGCGGTGCTCAGAGCAGCGCCATTGTTTACAGTCTGATTGAAACGGCCAGGGAGAATAACCTTGATCCATACCGATATTTGGTTCATGTGTTTTCCAAGGCACCCGGACTGGCAGTTACCGACAAGAACTGGGCCGCAAAGCTGCTCCCGGAAAATATTCCCCCAGAATGTTGTATTACAAAGAAATAG